The following are encoded together in the Equus przewalskii isolate Varuska chromosome 14, EquPr2, whole genome shotgun sequence genome:
- the LOC139075489 gene encoding uncharacterized protein, which translates to MAIITNTAASTTNTIITAAATTTSAAAIAANTIITTTTITTTITAAAATTTTTITTTAVTSTTAAIATTITIAALATTTAAAVAIAMNTITTDTTTTTITINAAATDVTTAAAIDAIGIATNTTVTTAVATTITTATITTSPTTITIAIATATATALATTTAYYYHYSYYCYLIFI; encoded by the coding sequence ATGGCCATAATCACAAATACTGCTGCCAGTACTACTAACACTATTattactgctgctgctactactacttCTGCTGCTGCTATTGCTGCTAATACTAtcattactactactactattactaccaccatcactgctgctgctgctactaccaCTACAACTATTACGACTACTGCTGTTACTTCTACCACTGCCGCTATTGCTACTACTATTACCATTGCTGCTCTTGCtactactactgctgctgctgttgctatTGCTATGAATACTATCACTACTGacactactactactactattactattaaTGCTGCTGCTACTGATgttactactgctgctgctattGATGCTATTGGTATTGCTACTAATACTACTGTTACTACTGCTGTTGCCACTACTATTACTACTGCTACTATTACTACTTCTCCCACTACTATTACCATTGCTATTGCAACTGCCACTGCTACTGCTTTGGCCACCACTACTGCTTATTACTACCACTATTCTTACTACTGCtatctaatatttatttga